A genomic region of Paroedura picta isolate Pp20150507F chromosome 4, Ppicta_v3.0, whole genome shotgun sequence contains the following coding sequences:
- the FITM2 gene encoding acyl-coenzyme A diphosphatase FITM2 — translation MDRVDRWARSARTCLVRSSVRRAVPWGLLGLVLGGSLVKDWAPLPESYLSNKRNLLNIYFVKLAWGWTLWLLLPFIGITNYYITRNALAVLRRLATLLVGTAVWYTCTRVFLHIEDLTGSCYKSPTLDVLHRQHPSKLQCHQAGGFWHGFDISGHSFLLSYCTLMIVEEMAVMHNLNTSRSPRLHMVLNCLFLALSCLTVIWLFMFVTTAVYFHNFSQKLFGTLVGLLAWYGTYRVWYLTPFSPGLPPQSVSLSSQKPKRRL, via the exons ATGGATCGCGTCGATCGCTGGGCCCGGTCCGCCCGTACCTGCCTGGTGCGAAGCTCGGTGCGGAGAGCCGTGCCTTGGGGACTGCTGGGGCTCGTGCTGGGCGGCTCCCTGGTGAAGGATTGGGCGCCGCTGCCCGAATCCTACCTGAGCAACAAGCGCAACCTGCTCAACAT CTATTTTGTCAAACTTGCCTGGGGCTGGACGTTATGGCTGCTGCTGCCTTTCATCGGTATCACTAACTACTACATCACCCGGAATGCACTGGCAGTGTTGCGACGTCTTGCCACTCTGCTGGTTGGCACGGCGGTCTGGTATACATGCACTAGAGTGTTTCTGCACATTGAGGATCTCACAGGAAGCTGCTATAAGTCCCCAACCCTTGATGTACTACACCGGCAGCATCCCAGCAAACTGCAGTGTCATCAGGCTGGTGGCTTCTGGCATGGTTTTGACATCTCGGGGCACTCCTTCCTCCTCTCATACTGCACCCTAATGATTGTGGAAGAGATGGCTGTGATGCACAACTTGAATACCTCCAGGAGCCCCCGGCTGCACATGGTGCTCAATTGTCTGTTCTTGGCTTTGAGTTGTTTGACTGTGATCTGGTTGTTCATGTTTGTGACCACTGCTGTATATTTCCATAACTTCTCCCAAAAGCTTTTTGGCACCTTGGTGGGCCTCTTGGCCTGGTATGGAACATACAGGGTCTGGTACCTGACTCCTTTTTCTCCTGGACTTCCTCCCCAAAGTGTTAGTTTGAGCTCTCAAAAGCCCAAACGTCGCCTATAA